In one window of Porites lutea chromosome 8, jaPorLute2.1, whole genome shotgun sequence DNA:
- the LOC140946492 gene encoding uncharacterized protein — MSSTEDFFTSFSFEKEIERAEWFKNDLDQGGWKEIHNSPGRVYWRKTFPENEVPLKILFKIDLPLSAESYLEMVHPRNLNIRQKWDRVFVGQEMVKTYPDDQGFILYCPLPTSWPLTDRSFMLFVPPTKEIDWFGKRCFLLIQKNAWHSSKPPGEDGRVRATNGGNFFVISPDENNPNTACTIFSLSNNNYNGWLPNKHIEWLLSKAVVSSFNRFLNCMIEGYEKYYKQK, encoded by the coding sequence ATGTCGTCAACAGAGgatttttttacttcattttcgTTCGAAAAGGAAATTGAGAGAGCAGAGTGGTTTAAGAATGACTTGGATCAGGGCGGATGGAAGGAAATACACAACAGTCCTGGGAGAGTTTACTGGCGGAAGACCTTCCCCGAGAATGAAGTCCCGTTAAAGATTCTGTTCAAGATCGACTTGCCTTTGTCAGCGGAATCCTACCTGGAGATGGTGCACCCCAGAAATCTGAATATACGACAAAAGTGGGACAGAGTTTTCGTGGGTCAAGAAATGGTAAAAACCTATCCAGATGATCAGGGCTTTATACTGTATTGTCCACTTCCCACTTCATGGCCGCTAACAGACCGTAGTTTCATGTTGTTCGTACCACCAACGAAAGAGATCGACTGGTTTGGTAAACGATGTTTTCTCCTGATTCAAAAGAACGCCTGGCACTCGTCAAAGCCACCAGGAGAAGACGGCCGGGTGAGAGCGACCAACGGAGGGAATTTCTTTGTTATCAGCCCTGATGAAAATAACCCTAACACAGCGTGCACAATTTTCAGCCTTTCaaacaacaactacaatggATGGTTGCCAAATAAGCATATTGAGTGGCTACTGTCGAAAGCGGTGGTTTCTTCCTTCAATCGCTTCCTTAATTGCATGATTGAAGGCTACGAGAAGTACTACAAACAGAAATGA
- the LOC140946735 gene encoding uncharacterized protein, with product MTSTEEFFTSFSYEKEIERAEWFKNDLDQGGWKEIHNSPGRVYWQKTFADSEVPIKILFKIDLPLSAESYMEMLHPKNLNIRQKWDQVFVDQEIVKTYPDDQGCVVHLSLPTSRPLYNRSFMLFLPATKEIDWFGKRCHIMFQKDAWHSSKPPGADGLVRVTNGGNFFVISADEKNPDSACTLFCLSNNNYNGWLPKTYIEWLVSGGAISSFNRFFDCVIEGYEKYFKLK from the coding sequence ATGACGTCAACAGAGGAATTTTTCACTTCATTTTCGTACgagaaagaaatagaaagagCAGAGTGGTTTAAGAATGACTTGGATCAAGGTGGATGGAAGGAAATACACAACAGTCCCGGCAGAGTCTACTGGCAGAAGACCTTCGCTGACAGTGAAGTCCCGATCAAGATTCTCTTCAAGATCGACTTGCCTTTGTCTGCGGAATCCTACATGGAGATGTTGCACCCCAAGAATCTGAATATACGACAAAAGTGGGACCAAGTTTTCGTGGATCAAGAAATTGTAAAAACCTATCCAGATGACCAGGGCTGTGTCGTCCATCTTTCTTTACCTACTTCACGACCACTGTATAATCGCAGTTTTATGCTGTTCTTGCCAGCAACTAAAGAAATCGATTGGTTTGGTAAGCGATGCCATATCATGTTCCAAAAAGACGCCTGGCACTCGTCAAAGCCGCCAGGAGCTGATGGCCTCGTAAGGGTAACCAACGGagggaatttttttgtaattagcgCTGATGAAAAGAACCCCGACTCGGCGTGCACGCTgttttgtctttcaaacaacaactacaatggATGGTTGCCAAAGACGTATATCGAGTGGCTAGTGTCAGGAGGAGCGATTTCTTCCTTCAATCGCTTCTTTGACTGCGTGATTGAAGGCTACGAGAAATACTTCAAACTGAAATAA
- the LOC140946734 gene encoding elongator complex protein 6-like, giving the protein MFVELNSLINVSEKDPPKRKFILLSDSQNDGSFIIHHFLALYIKGGFRVFFVALVQSFSHYNNVAQKLGVNLRSACESGKVTYIDGLKLLAKALADEDEEDSLEESTADSDSGDNNPFANLRNASFTLQPLYNRIKSTFENEKEPCLLVIDDLSCLLSIGIHVQNVIDFAHYCYSLMCCSTTMLNGCFVTLVHNDSDVEDEESLLLWKQLCHYSHMELHVRGLSSGYCKDVHGQLTITQRDQHRTKHHTRNLQFKILEKNVTFFAPGMSKAVL; this is encoded by the exons ATGTTTGTGGAGTTGAATTCCCTGATAAACGTTAGTGAAAAAGATCCCCCCAAG agAAAATTTATACTACTGTCAGACTCGCAGAATGATGGAAGCTTCATTATCCATCACTTTTTAGCACTCTACATCAAAG GTGGTTTTAGAGTATTTTTTGTTGCATTGGTCCAGTCCTTCTCTCATTACAACAACGTTGCTCAGAAATTA GGTGTTAATCTCAGAAGTGCATGCGAGAGTGGTAAAGTGACATATATAGATGGCTTGAAGCTTTTAGCTAAGGCTTTGGctgatgaagatgaagaagattCCTTAGAGGAAAGTACAGCAGACTCAGATTCTGGTGACAACAACCCATTTGCAAATCTCAG GAATGCTAGTTTTACCCTTCAGCCACTCTACAACAGAATCAAGTCCacctttgaaaatgaaaaagagccTTGTCTGTTAGTCATTGATGACCTGTCCTGTCTTCTGTCCATTGGAATACATGTTCAAAATGTTATTGATTTCGCGCATTACTGTTATTCTTTGATGTGTTGCTCTACAACCATG TTAAATGGGTGCTTTGTCACATTAGTACACAATGACAGTGATGTGGAAGACGAGGAGTCACTGTTGCTATGGAAACAACTGTGTCACTATTCACACATGGAACTTCATGTCAGAGGGCTTAGCAGTGGTTACTGCAAAGACGTTCATGGTCAG CTTACCATAACACAACGAGACCAGCACAGAACGAAACACCATACAAGAAATTTACAGTTCaagattttggagaaaaatgtgACATTTTTTGCTCCTGGAATGTCGAAAGCTGTTTTATGA
- the LOC140946430 gene encoding F-box/WD repeat-containing protein 2-like produces the protein MFKCNNKMSEKFEMWLQNLCDTFNSLTDIQRNTTVECIINLCGPEQLRFLSTKLELLVKRDYLKCLPLELSFHVLKWLDPVSLCRCCLVSKIWNKVILSCDGVWQNACKQLGLNVEEELADNSSASWKHIYSLHIQNIRKLKSERAVERKQLYGHTARVFALYYHGNYLATGSDDRSVRLWDLTTGHCVYVLKTHTCADICFDDDKVITASFDNTVSMWDWKTGDVLQCFRGHTAAVFTVDYCDDQDTVVSGSADSTVRIWKMSTGQCLQTRYGHTDWVIKVILRKSQVESQIIKKNKLVLLSMDKCAIKVWSLAQDSEKCLGTLSPLESNIHLHPRLQFDGKTIACSSEAGVLLWDLKTLQITRVLTASPSKWLVAYGHVYTLLMDMNSLYVVRTTNEQIVAEYSLPPFRRSVRGSNFIPGEITWLDGLPTIPLENLIFATSMPDYSVLLLILKGGT, from the exons ATGTTCAAATGTAACAACAAAATGTCGGAAAAGTTCGAAATGTGGCTGCAAAATCTGTGTGATACGTTCAACTCTTTGACTGATATTCAAAGAAATACGACAGTGGAATGCATCATAAATCTATGTGGACCAGAGCAGCTTCGTTTTCTATCCACAAAACTAGAACTTCTAGTTAAAAGAGACTACCTCAAGTGCTTACCTTTGGAGCTGAGTTTTCACGTGTTGAAATGGTTGGACCCTGTTTCCTTGTGCCGTTGTTGTCTTGTGAGTAAGATATGGAACAAGGTTATTTTGAGCTGCGATGGTGTATGGCAAAACGCTTGTAAGCAACTTGGGTTGAATGTCGAAGAGGAACTTGCCGACAATTCAAGTGCATCTTGGAAGCATATTTACTCTTTACATATACAAAATATAAGAAAGCTCAAAAGTGAAAGAGCTGTAGAGAGGAAACAACTTTATGGTCACACAGCTCGGGTGTTTGCTTTGTATTATCATGGAAATTATTTGGCAACTG GATCTGATGACCGGTCAGTGAGACTCTGGGACTTGACAACAGGACACTGTGTATATGTTCTGAAAACCCATACATGTGCAGATATTTGTTTTGACGATGACAAAGTCATTACTGCGTCATTTGATAACACTGTTAGTATGTGGGACTGGAAAACTGGAGATGTCTTACAGTGCTTCAGAGGTCACACTGCAGCAG TTTTTACAGTTGATTACTGTGATGACCAGGACACAGTTGTGAGTGGCTCGGCAGATTCCACTGTCCGAATATGGAAGATGTCAACAGGGCAGTGCTTACAAACCAGATATGGACATACAGACTGGGTAATAAAG GTTATTCTCAGAAAATCACAAGTGGAATCtcaaattataaagaaaaacaagttgGTACTGCTAAGTATGGACAAATGTGCAATTAAG GTCTGGTCACTAGCTCAAGACAGTGAAAAGTGCCTGGGAACTCTGAGCCCATTGGAGTCAAATATTCATCTACATCCTCGTCTCCAGTTTGATGGGAAAACTATTGCTTGTTCTTCAGAGGCGGGAGTTCTGTTGTGGGACTTAAAAACTTTACAGATAACAAG GGTCCTCACCGCATCGCCTTCCAAGTGGCTGGTAGCTTACGGACACGTGTATACTCTTCTAATGGACATGAACTCTCTGTATGTGGTAAGGACAACAAACGAGCAAATCGTGGCGGAATATTCTCTTCCTCCGTTTAGAAGGTCAGTGCGTGGCTCTAACTTTATCCCCGGTGAAATCACGTGGCTTGATGGTCTCCCTACCATACCCCTAGAGAACCTTATATTCGCCACGAGCATGCCGGACTACAGTGTTTTACTGCTCATACTCAAAGGCGGAACGTGA